In Bacteroidales bacterium, a single genomic region encodes these proteins:
- a CDS encoding energy transducer TonB codes for MFYGSSRFLGTILLISIFSSEILSQADFKFDDYYEGGEQGLYSYFSSTSIKYPNSSISSASIGLSVSELVLSSKGKILAVNIINPIDKQIDSQIIQGIKGTEGQWKKHGNSDTIRLYFQFRFRIITDKFNHQNYQFIANDRFLLPVFITTIEYDNDAIILIPDDSLAQLSDKAIYERNYGLAVQYLDEMIRRNPYYLQLYQLRISVNSKLKNSEQIKSDLNKITNFADGIPMNQIIIADYKELKQIADSVNHDSEGIFMVTEQMPEYPGGEKALYDYLRQNLNYPVEAKKNGIQGSVYVIFIVDIDGYIKDIRVLRGIGGGCDKEAVRLIENMPRWKPAIQDGDPVKVQFNIPIRFSLN; via the coding sequence ATGTTTTACGGCTCAAGCAGATTTTTAGGGACTATATTATTGATTTCCATTTTCAGTTCTGAAATCTTATCCCAGGCAGATTTTAAGTTTGATGATTATTACGAAGGTGGAGAGCAAGGATTATATTCATATTTTTCTAGTACATCTATCAAATACCCTAATTCATCAATTTCATCAGCATCAATTGGATTATCTGTGTCAGAACTGGTATTAAGTTCTAAAGGTAAGATTCTAGCAGTAAATATCATAAATCCTATTGATAAACAGATAGATTCACAAATTATTCAAGGTATTAAAGGAACAGAAGGTCAATGGAAAAAACACGGTAATAGTGACACCATTAGATTATATTTTCAGTTCCGATTTAGAATTATTACAGATAAATTCAATCACCAAAACTATCAGTTCATCGCTAATGACAGATTCTTACTTCCTGTTTTCATTACAACTATTGAATATGATAATGACGCAATTATTCTAATACCTGATGACAGCCTTGCGCAGTTGTCCGATAAAGCAATTTATGAGAGAAACTATGGTTTAGCTGTTCAATACCTTGATGAAATGATTCGTAGAAATCCATATTATCTTCAGCTTTACCAATTAAGGATCTCAGTGAATTCTAAACTTAAAAATAGCGAACAAATAAAATCTGATCTAAATAAGATTACGAATTTTGCAGATGGAATCCCTATGAATCAAATCATTATAGCAGATTACAAAGAATTAAAACAGATAGCCGACTCAGTAAATCATGATTCTGAAGGAATATTTATGGTTACTGAACAAATGCCAGAATATCCAGGAGGAGAGAAAGCATTGTATGATTACCTTCGGCAAAATCTCAATTACCCAGTTGAGGCAAAAAAAAATGGAATTCAAGGATCTGTCTATGTAATTTTTATTGTGGATATTGATGGATACATCAAGGATATTAGAGTTTTACGGGGAATTGGTGGAGGCTGTGATAAAGAAGCGGTCCGCTTGATTGAAAATATGCCAAGATGGAAACCCGCTATTCAAGATGGTGATCCTGTCAAAGTTCAATTCAACATACCCATACGATTTTCATTAAATTAA
- the amrB gene encoding AmmeMemoRadiSam system protein B — MKNKISICCLLVSGILFLGACRQNVQQETNIRPLADTVGFAHLDRQMDSIMARIERQNPLAETFHYEGTPRVIISPHDDYSYVGSLYPAALKNIRAKTILLFGVAHKAKLMNLENQVVFDSYDYWKGPYANVKVSDIREEIIEQLPLQLFQVNDSMQRMEHSVEAVIPFLQYYNRNVQIVSILVPYMSYEKMQEIAGPLSSAIKKATIDKGLEWGKDFAIVISTDAVHYGDQDWGGRNYAPYGTDSAGYRQAIAHEKEIMDTLSGLLSPQKVNAFCDFTVDANDFHEYKWTWCGRYSVPLGLLTAFELNEITGGKPLVGSIIGYSSSIDHPAIKVDDLGMGQTAPANIHHWVGYAALGY, encoded by the coding sequence ATGAAAAATAAAATTTCTATTTGCTGTTTGCTGGTTTCCGGAATACTGTTCCTGGGGGCATGCCGGCAAAATGTGCAGCAAGAAACTAATATCCGTCCGCTGGCCGATACAGTGGGCTTTGCTCACCTGGACCGGCAAATGGACAGCATCATGGCCAGGATAGAAAGGCAAAATCCTCTTGCTGAAACCTTCCATTACGAAGGCACCCCAAGGGTAATTATCTCACCGCATGATGACTACTCGTATGTGGGCAGCTTATATCCTGCAGCGCTGAAAAACATCAGGGCAAAAACTATCCTTCTCTTTGGCGTCGCCCATAAAGCTAAATTGATGAACCTGGAAAACCAGGTCGTTTTCGACAGCTACGATTACTGGAAAGGGCCTTATGCCAATGTGAAAGTATCAGATATCCGTGAAGAAATCATAGAACAATTGCCCCTTCAGCTTTTCCAGGTCAACGACTCCATGCAGCGGATGGAACATTCCGTGGAGGCCGTTATCCCATTTTTGCAGTACTATAACCGCAATGTTCAAATTGTTTCGATCCTTGTTCCATACATGTCTTATGAGAAGATGCAGGAGATCGCAGGGCCTTTGTCAAGTGCGATCAAAAAGGCAACAATTGATAAGGGCCTTGAATGGGGAAAGGATTTTGCGATCGTGATCTCCACCGATGCGGTTCATTATGGCGATCAGGATTGGGGCGGCAGGAACTATGCTCCTTATGGGACTGACAGCGCCGGATACAGGCAGGCGATTGCCCATGAAAAGGAGATCATGGATACGTTATCCGGTTTATTGAGCCCTCAGAAAGTTAATGCTTTCTGTGATTTCACCGTTGATGCAAATGATTTCCATGAATACAAATGGACATGGTGTGGCAGGTATTCAGTGCCACTTGGATTGCTTACGGCTTTCGAATTGAACGAAATAACAGGAGGTAAACCTTTGGTTGGGAGTATCATCGGTTATTCCAGCAGTATAGATCATCCTGCTATCAAGGTGGATGACCTGGGAATGGGCCAGACGGCGCCTGCTAATATACATCATTGGGTTGGTTATGCTGCGCTGGGATATTAA
- a CDS encoding cytochrome c3 family protein: protein MVKSILLYILRRIFLLFLFPLFLSNIVSGQGNADCLMCHEDPALSVERQGKMVSLFVNDKILQNSVHKDIECASCHPDAEVEEFPHPEDLAPVDCGFCHDDAMKEFDKGIHGQALKLKALYAPDCEECHGGHDILPSSNPNSLTYKMNIPVLCGKCHREGAPVARTYNISEHNILENYSESIHGEGLFKKGLVVTATCNDCHGNHLVLPHTSPNSTIAANNIARTCMKCHAEIEKVHTKIIKEELWEKEPGAIPACTDCHPPHKVNVQNTVNKMSDNSCLKCHEAEGVHKMAGDSIVSLKVDKADIANSVHRTITCVKCHSDVSTQMARPCTTAGRVDCSNCHAEVSNVYAASGHGMAFAEKREEAPYCTTCHGTHVVKSRYDDTSPTYRASIPTLCGQCHRKGGKAVGTVQLKEVNAFFDYSLSVHGKGLTEKGLLPSAVCTDCHTTHYVLKESDERSSVNPKNIPATCAACHKGIYDEYIKSDHAITRDDKKHKFPTCADCHTAHGISDITQDKFMNQVTLQCGKCHEDLAETYMDTYHGKAYQLGYQKPARCSDCHGAHLIYNSNNPLSSVSSRNIVSTCKKCHPDANMRFTGYLTHATHHNKNKYPALYFTFWGMTSLLIGVFGFFGLHLLLWLPRSFQGIRKKKVHREALSNKYYIRRFTPGQRITHLFVILSFIMLALTGMTLKFASMPWANQLAKFLGGVHAAGNIHRFAAVITFGYFAFHVGSLIRMKIKRHSAWGSFIFGKNSLMFNKQDVKDFWGTIKWFLNRGPRPDYGRWTYWEKFDYFAVFWGVAIIGFSGLILWFPEYFTNIFPGWLINVAMIIHSDEALLAVGFIFTIHFFNTHLRPDAFPMDTVIFTGTVPFEEYKHDRPREFEELKNSGRLKKVVVKREEKSAWDKAIRIFGFTMLTIGLILVVLIIYSMLFGYK, encoded by the coding sequence ATGGTAAAAAGTATTTTGTTATATATCCTCAGAAGGATTTTTCTGCTTTTCCTGTTTCCGTTATTTCTTTCAAATATTGTATCCGGGCAGGGAAACGCTGATTGCCTGATGTGCCATGAAGATCCTGCCCTGTCGGTTGAACGCCAGGGTAAAATGGTGTCATTGTTTGTAAACGATAAAATCTTACAGAATTCTGTACACAAGGACATTGAATGTGCTTCCTGCCATCCCGATGCAGAAGTTGAGGAATTCCCTCACCCTGAGGACCTGGCACCTGTCGATTGCGGATTTTGCCATGATGATGCCATGAAGGAGTTTGATAAGGGTATCCATGGCCAGGCATTGAAACTGAAAGCATTATATGCCCCCGATTGCGAGGAATGTCACGGAGGGCATGATATTTTGCCCTCATCAAATCCAAACTCGCTGACATACAAGATGAATATACCTGTGTTATGCGGGAAATGCCACCGGGAAGGCGCACCTGTTGCAAGAACATATAATATCAGCGAACACAACATCCTGGAAAATTACTCCGAGAGCATCCATGGGGAGGGTTTGTTCAAAAAAGGCCTGGTCGTCACTGCCACTTGTAACGATTGCCATGGGAACCACCTTGTGCTTCCTCATACAAGTCCCAATTCCACGATTGCGGCAAATAACATTGCAAGGACCTGCATGAAGTGCCATGCGGAAATTGAAAAGGTCCACACCAAAATCATCAAGGAAGAGCTGTGGGAAAAGGAGCCAGGTGCCATACCAGCCTGTACCGACTGCCACCCTCCTCATAAAGTGAATGTCCAGAATACTGTCAACAAAATGTCCGACAATTCCTGTTTGAAATGTCACGAAGCGGAGGGTGTCCATAAGATGGCCGGTGACTCCATTGTATCATTAAAGGTCGACAAAGCCGATATCGCAAATTCGGTTCATCGGACTATCACGTGCGTCAAGTGCCATTCGGATGTGTCAACACAGATGGCCAGGCCATGCACGACTGCCGGAAGAGTTGATTGTTCAAATTGTCATGCAGAGGTATCGAATGTATATGCCGCCAGCGGTCATGGAATGGCATTTGCTGAAAAACGTGAAGAGGCGCCCTATTGCACGACCTGTCATGGCACCCATGTCGTAAAATCACGATACGACGACACCTCTCCCACTTACCGGGCTTCAATTCCTACCCTCTGCGGCCAGTGCCACCGGAAGGGTGGAAAAGCAGTTGGGACGGTGCAACTGAAAGAGGTAAACGCCTTTTTTGATTATTCTTTAAGTGTTCACGGAAAAGGACTTACGGAGAAAGGGCTGCTTCCAAGTGCGGTTTGTACCGACTGTCATACCACTCACTATGTGTTGAAGGAATCTGACGAGAGATCTTCAGTAAATCCAAAGAATATTCCAGCCACCTGTGCAGCCTGCCATAAAGGAATCTACGATGAATATATCAAGAGCGATCACGCCATTACGCGTGACGATAAGAAACATAAATTCCCGACCTGCGCTGATTGCCATACTGCCCATGGAATCTCTGATATCACCCAGGATAAATTCATGAACCAGGTGACGCTTCAATGCGGTAAATGTCATGAGGACCTGGCGGAAACATATATGGACACCTATCATGGCAAAGCATATCAGCTTGGATACCAAAAGCCGGCCAGATGTTCGGACTGTCATGGCGCGCACTTGATTTATAATTCTAATAATCCCCTGTCATCTGTCAGCAGCAGGAATATCGTCTCTACCTGCAAAAAATGTCATCCTGATGCAAACATGCGGTTCACTGGATACCTCACCCATGCCACTCATCACAATAAAAACAAGTATCCGGCATTGTATTTCACCTTTTGGGGAATGACGTCCCTGCTCATCGGTGTATTTGGCTTTTTCGGGCTGCATCTGCTGTTATGGCTCCCCAGGTCATTCCAGGGCATCAGGAAAAAAAAGGTACACCGCGAGGCTTTGAGCAATAAATACTATATTCGGCGGTTTACACCAGGCCAGCGAATCACCCACTTATTTGTGATTCTGAGCTTTATCATGCTGGCGCTGACCGGCATGACCCTAAAGTTTGCCAGTATGCCCTGGGCAAACCAACTTGCAAAATTCCTGGGAGGGGTCCATGCTGCCGGGAACATCCATCGCTTTGCCGCTGTTATCACTTTCGGTTATTTTGCTTTTCATGTTGGTTCACTTATCCGCATGAAGATCAAGCGTCATTCTGCATGGGGCAGCTTTATCTTCGGCAAAAACTCACTGATGTTCAATAAACAGGACGTAAAAGATTTCTGGGGTACTATTAAATGGTTCCTGAACCGTGGCCCGCGCCCGGATTACGGCCGCTGGACCTACTGGGAAAAGTTTGACTATTTTGCCGTGTTCTGGGGGGTTGCCATAATCGGTTTTTCCGGACTGATCCTCTGGTTTCCCGAGTACTTCACCAATATATTTCCTGGCTGGCTGATCAATGTTGCCATGATCATCCACAGCGATGAGGCATTGTTGGCCGTGGGTTTTATCTTCACGATCCATTTCTTTAACACCCACCTCCGTCCGGATGCATTTCCGATGGACACCGTCATCTTTACCGGGACTGTTCCTTTTGAAGAATACAAGCATGACCGTCCGAGGGAATTTGAAGAGCTGAAGAATTCAGGAAGATTAAAGAAAGTAGTAGTGAAGAGGGAAGAGAAAAGCGCATGGGATAAGGCTATCAGGATTTTTGGATTTACCATGCTGACCATCGGTCTCATCCTTGTGGTGCTGATCATCTACTCGATGCTGTTCGGGTACAAATAG
- a CDS encoding T9SS type A sorting domain-containing protein produces the protein MKSLRSLKRIIFKFFLIICMGCFLNFHSFSNPIEIPPTILEIYFGSGDWSIELLISEFYGGNNLDNMRITGLYDTAQFLPGIEYTPGEVFFVTQADFQTPFYINQAGDCLFLEEQMGDEWWQIEYYGLQFGVISYPTYYSEVSAPAGEESVAWQKFSDSYDNYEFWTVKELPNTIGYNPFQVAKRAVFSGYVKDKSDEPLAGIKLYYCPEGYHYATSPTVPEIFTNENGYFYTDNMFCKKYWIRFLYQEGEIGDTTIFVEPDSANYFEFKLDTLLTGIGEYKLAPACYSIGNIPNPFSNNTTFVIETNGQVHHQKGIIKIYSSEGFIVDILPIEISGEKQELNYNLNDKSLVTGIYYYSLEIGNQKKVAGKMVISR, from the coding sequence ATGAAATCCCTTAGATCCTTGAAAAGGATCATATTCAAGTTTTTTCTCATCATTTGCATGGGATGTTTTTTAAACTTCCATTCTTTCAGCAACCCGATTGAAATACCGCCTACGATCCTGGAAATTTATTTTGGCTCCGGTGATTGGTCAATTGAACTGCTTATATCAGAATTTTACGGGGGAAATAACCTGGACAACATGAGGATAACAGGGCTTTACGATACAGCCCAATTTCTTCCGGGAATTGAGTATACCCCGGGAGAGGTCTTTTTTGTTACACAGGCTGATTTTCAAACCCCTTTCTATATCAATCAGGCCGGAGATTGCCTTTTTTTGGAAGAGCAAATGGGAGATGAGTGGTGGCAGATTGAGTATTATGGCTTACAATTCGGAGTCATTTCGTATCCCACCTATTACAGTGAAGTCAGTGCTCCTGCAGGTGAGGAATCTGTTGCATGGCAGAAGTTTTCCGATTCTTATGATAACTATGAATTCTGGACTGTGAAGGAACTTCCTAATACTATTGGATACAATCCGTTCCAGGTGGCGAAAAGAGCAGTGTTCAGCGGTTATGTGAAGGATAAGAGTGATGAGCCTTTGGCCGGGATCAAACTTTATTATTGCCCCGAAGGATATCATTATGCTACTTCACCTACCGTTCCTGAGATATTCACGAATGAGAACGGCTATTTTTATACCGACAATATGTTTTGCAAAAAGTACTGGATCAGGTTCTTATATCAAGAGGGCGAGATTGGCGATACCACGATTTTTGTAGAACCCGATTCGGCCAATTATTTTGAATTCAAGCTGGATACCCTATTGACGGGAATAGGTGAATATAAACTCGCTCCTGCTTGTTATTCAATCGGCAATATTCCAAACCCATTCTCAAATAATACCACTTTCGTCATTGAAACGAACGGCCAGGTGCATCATCAGAAGGGAATTATAAAAATTTACAGCAGTGAAGGCTTTATTGTCGATATTCTTCCTATAGAAATTTCCGGAGAAAAGCAGGAACTGAACTATAATCTGAATGACAAATCCCTGGTTACCGGCATCTATTACTATTCTCTCGAGATCGGGAATCAAAAGAAGGTTGCGGGTAAAATGGTGATCAGCCGATGA
- a CDS encoding M28 family metallopeptidase: MQKSVGLIPVFAVVAALFSASLSSFGQTNVTLSNPEAANILAGNYDPAMYTPAVIINEPDSVLHGIINGVSKDSLLSYLMHIDSFYQRNSGSDTISSNYGIGAVRKWIFQKFGEFSSTNENRLVLTYMDFDKFICSNNHHKNVLAILPGLDTTQHDILIVEGHFDTRCESVCDTTCYTPGMEDNGSGTVLVMELARVMSRFAFNHTIVFANVTGEDQGLYGARAFAKYVWDNNIPVMAVINNDVIGGIICGATSSPPSCPYMNNIDSTHVRIFSYSQSNDSSANSSHKQLVRYIRLHQEEDINPLLETPMNINMIIREDRVNRSGDHIPFREKGYRAIRFSSQNEHGNGTGTPPDRQHTSNDILGLDLSIPPDGVLDTFFVDMGYLRRNAVSNGVNLGYLAIGPPQPQPVFEPLPDGIGITMTGNDTVYKHYRVGIRSQGSGTLYFDTVITFTDSIHFNITGLDPGKEYYFSVMNVENGLESLISDEYTVVTVGMKDYIKQNWGIWMDQNFPNPFSGETEIRINVTSLHEIYDASLQLTDPAGVVLQHIPFNPGTGENIVKIRPPAGYRGLILTSLIVHGKVVQTYTMVVL; encoded by the coding sequence ATGCAAAAATCTGTTGGACTTATTCCTGTTTTCGCCGTTGTAGCAGCACTTTTCTCTGCTTCATTATCATCTTTCGGACAAACTAACGTCACCCTCTCCAATCCTGAAGCGGCAAATATCCTGGCCGGAAATTACGACCCGGCTATGTATACCCCGGCAGTGATTATAAATGAACCGGATTCTGTTCTTCATGGCATCATTAACGGAGTATCAAAAGATTCCCTTCTCAGCTACCTGATGCATATTGACAGCTTTTACCAGCGGAATTCAGGTTCTGATACCATCAGCAGCAATTATGGCATTGGGGCGGTGAGGAAATGGATATTCCAGAAATTCGGTGAATTCAGCTCAACCAATGAAAACAGGCTGGTATTGACTTATATGGATTTTGACAAGTTCATCTGTAGTAATAACCATCATAAAAATGTCCTGGCCATATTGCCCGGCCTGGATACAACGCAACATGATATCCTGATCGTGGAAGGGCATTTTGATACCCGTTGTGAATCTGTTTGCGATACAACCTGCTACACTCCTGGTATGGAAGATAATGGCTCAGGAACAGTCCTGGTCATGGAACTGGCAAGGGTCATGAGCAGATTTGCCTTCAACCATACCATCGTGTTTGCCAATGTGACAGGCGAGGACCAGGGGCTTTACGGGGCAAGGGCTTTTGCCAAATACGTCTGGGATAATAATATTCCGGTTATGGCCGTCATTAACAACGATGTCATCGGCGGAATTATATGCGGCGCCACATCCTCTCCTCCCAGCTGTCCATACATGAACAATATTGACAGCACTCATGTGAGGATTTTTTCCTATTCCCAGTCCAATGATTCCAGCGCAAATTCAAGTCATAAGCAACTTGTAAGATACATCAGGCTGCACCAGGAAGAAGATATCAATCCCTTGCTTGAAACGCCCATGAACATCAACATGATAATCCGTGAGGACCGTGTGAACCGGAGCGGGGATCATATTCCATTCCGGGAAAAAGGTTACCGGGCAATTCGTTTCAGCTCCCAGAATGAGCACGGTAACGGTACCGGCACACCCCCGGACCGGCAGCATACCTCCAATGATATCCTGGGGCTGGATCTGTCCATTCCTCCGGATGGTGTCCTGGACACGTTTTTTGTTGACATGGGATACCTGCGGCGAAATGCTGTCTCTAACGGGGTAAACCTTGGCTACCTGGCTATTGGGCCTCCCCAACCACAACCGGTGTTTGAACCTCTGCCGGATGGCATCGGGATTACCATGACCGGGAATGATACCGTTTATAAGCATTACCGCGTCGGTATCCGGTCACAGGGCTCGGGAACGCTTTATTTCGACACCGTGATCACTTTCACGGATTCGATTCATTTCAACATAACAGGGCTTGATCCCGGGAAAGAATATTATTTCAGCGTGATGAATGTCGAAAACGGCCTGGAAAGCCTGATATCAGACGAATATACTGTCGTCACCGTCGGTATGAAAGACTATATTAAACAAAATTGGGGTATATGGATGGATCAGAATTTTCCCAATCCTTTTTCCGGTGAAACCGAAATCCGGATAAATGTAACAAGCCTGCATGAGATATATGATGCCAGCCTTCAGCTCACGGACCCTGCAGGTGTCGTCCTGCAGCACATCCCATTTAATCCCGGTACGGGTGAAAACATAGTAAAGATAAGGCCTCCGGCTGGCTACAGGGGCTTGATCTTAACATCACTTATCGTTCATGGAAAGGTTGTCCAGACCTATACGATGGTTGTTCTTTAG